GAACAATATTTGGTTTACAAATGATGCAATTATATATGATCTATTTGATTTACAAGCTGATATAAATAAAAAAAATGTTGGTCATGTTTTTAAACAAAAATTCATAAATAGTCAAAAATTTAAAACTATTAGTGATAATATTTTACCTGGTACTTTCAATTTCATTAAGGGAAATTCAATTCCCTCAAGAACAGCCGATGTACCAGCTTTCAAAGAAATTGTACAACAAGACATCTACACTGGAGTTTATATAAAATACTATTTTAATTCTAATGAATTCAAGTATGATATTGTTGTTCTACCAGGTAATGACCCTAATGTTGTCAAGTATTATTTTGAAGGTATTGTTGGTTTGCCAACATTAAGGTACAATAATAAATTACTGAAAGATGAATTAGTTATAAAAACTTCTGTTGGAGAAGTGGTTGAAAATATTCCAGTTTGTTACCAAAATATTAATGGTAATAAAGTAGTAGTAAATGCTAAATTCAAACTTAGTAATGATACTATTTCATTTAGTATTGGATCGTATAATACAAATGAACCGTTAATTATAGATCCTTCGGTTAGCTTAAACACTTATCTTGGAGGAGCTGGTGATGAGTTTGGTAGATCATTAGATGTTGATACTTCTGGTAATATCTACGTTACAGGTTTGACTCGTTCTACAGAATTTCCAATAACTCTTGGGGCTTACGATATAACCTTAAATTCTGCAAATGGTACCTATGATATTTTTGTAACAAAGTTTAATAGAAGTGCTTCAAGTATAATTTATTCAACATTGATTGGAGGAAGTAGTGTTGATGAATCGACTGGAATAAAAGTTTCTCAAGATGGTACTGCTATTGTTTGTGGTGCAACATCTTCAATAGATTTCCCTAGAGTGAATAATTCTCAAATAAAAAAAAACGGGTTAGATGGGATAGTTTTTGGATTAGATCCAACTGGTAGTTCTCTTAAATTTTCAACTTTTTTAGGGGGTGATTTTGATGATAAAATTGAAGATATAATTCTTGATAATAAGGATACTATTTATTTAGTTGGTTCAACAAATTCTAACAACTTTCCAATAAGTTTAAACGTACTTCAAAGCACTTATATGGGTGGCGAAGATGGTTTTATTACAAAGCTTAATCCAAATGGAAATTCAATTAGTTCTTCAACATTTTTAGGTGGAAATAGTAATGATAAAGCAATATCAATTTGTTTTGCATTTAATGGTGATGTCTGTGTTACAGGCAAAACCGAATCATCAAATTTCCCAACTAAAAATGGTTATAGATTAACTCCAATCGCTGGTGAGGATTGTTATTTAGTAAGATTAAATAGACAATTAAATGTTGTAAATTATGGTACATATTTTGGTGGTGCAAATCAAGAAGAACCATCTTCAATATGTGCTGATTCTTTAAATAATATTTTTATTTCTGGATGGACAAATTCTAGTGATTTCCCAAACTTACCTGCATCAGGAATTGGAAATTGGTTTTTAATAAAATTCAATTCATTAGTTGGAATCCCTTCTTTGGAATATAGTAGAATGGTTGGAAATATTAATTCTGCTTTAACCACTACTATGAAATGCAATTCTTTAGGAAACTCATTTGTATGCGGTAGTGGACCAGATTTGAAATTTATTGAATTTGACCCTAAAGGAAATTTTTTACCTGCAATTTCAATTGATGGTACAAATATAGATGAAGTTGCAAAGGGAAGTTATCTTTCAAAGTATAACGATTTTTATATTTGTGGTACAACTAATTCTGCAAATTTACTTCAAACTTCAAACGCTTATGACAACATATTAAATCTTAATTCCTCTAGTTTTAATTTTGATGCTTTTGTTATCCGTTTTTCTTTTAAGAACAGACCATTTGCCGTTTTCCCTAACAGCCGTGATTTAGATACATTAATATGCGATACAGTTAGGTATGATACCATTTATATTTTTAATCAGGGTGATTCTGACTTAGTAATAGGAAGACCATATTTTTTACCAGATGATGGATTCTATAAAATTGTTTTTCCTCCTAGTTCAGGCACTTATTTAGTGGCTGCTAAAAGTACTCCATTGAAAATTATAGTTCAGTTTTCAACTAGAATTAATGCCAACAAAGTATCTGAATTAGTATTTTTAACAAATGAAGAAAAGCCTTATAAGTATAACAAAATAAAATATTCAGCAGTTAGAATTTCCCCCACTATTGAATTTAATAATATTTCAGTAAAATTCCCCAAAACAACATATTGTGATAGCCCAATTATAAATGATACTACCATCAATGTTAAAAATAATGGTGATGACTTGGTTTCGATTATTGGAATTAGAATGTCTTCTGGTAAAAATTATATTGTTAATAGCAAATACAATTTCCCATTAGTGGTAAATAAACAGATTTCAATTCCAATTAATATTAAAAGAAATATTACATCAGCTAATACATATAAAGATACCCTAATTGTAGATTTGAAAGAATGTAATGGTGAAATTAAAATCCCAATAGAATCAGTTATTGATTCAATTTCCTTCCAGGCTTTATCTGGTGATACAATTCGATATAAACCATTGGATGTATGCAATGGAGTTATTTCTGATACACAACAAATTAACTTGATAAACAATGGGAATATTCCAGTCAAAATCGATTCAGTATTTATTAGTAATAAAAGTTTTAAATTAATTGAGAAGTTACCATTTATGCTATTTCCTGGTAAAGTTTTAAATTTAAATTTAGTTTATTCTTATAATGGGAGCAACGCACCAATTATAGGAAATATTAACTTTTTATCTAATCCTTGTGGATTTGAATTGAAGGTTAATATATTCTCAGAAGGAATTAAATCACCTGTTAATCCGCCTATTTTAAATGTTGATTATGGAAAATTTTATTTTTGTAGTAATGATAAATTTGTTGATTCAGTATTAGTTTTTAAAAATATTTCAAATGTTATTGTAAATATTTTACCAAGCCAAGTACAAACTCATTTTCAAATTATAGAACCAGTTAATTTTCCTTATGTTGTTAAACCTGGTGATGAAATGAAAATTAAAATTAGATATCAACCAAAAATTACAGGTAATATTTTGGGTGTTTTTAAATTTCCTTTTTACTCAGGAACTTGTGATGATACTCTTATTGTTACTACGCAAGGTGAGAGCATTTCTCCAAGTATCAGTACTAATGAACCCTTTGATGTAGGAGAAATTGAAACTTGTAAAACTAGTTTAGATACATTTTTTATTGTAAAAAATAATTATGAAACAGCTTTCAGAATTGATTCTTTAAAATCTATAAATGGAAACATAAGAGAAGAAAAATTTCCAATAATTGTCCCAATTTTAGATAGTGTTTTAGTAAAAATTCATTTCACACCACTTACAACAGATGAAATTTCCGATACAGTATTACTTTTTATTTCTTATCCATGTATTGATGTAAAAAAAGTAGCAATAAAAGCAAAGAAATTTGGGAATGTTGTTATGATTGATAACAATGAGATTAAATTCCCTCCACTTATAAATTGCAATATCCTACAGTTTCCAGAGGTACTTTTAAAAATTAAAAACAGTTCTCAAAGTGGATTAGGAAATATTATTTCTGTGAAGTCAGTTAAAATAAATGGTTCTCAAATATTTAAAATTTATCCTGATATAATTGGTAAATCTTTGAAGATAAATGATACATTAAATATCATTGCAAGAATGGAACCTACTATGAGTGGTCTGTTCAATGCTGAGGCAGAAATTGTATTTAGCCCTTGTAATGATACCATTATAATAAAAATGATTGGTACTGTTGATGAGCCAATATTACCTTTTGCTGAGCTTCCTATTTTCCAACCAATTTCTATTGGAGATACTGGTAAAACTTCTGTATTAATTTTTAACACAACTAATGCAGAAGTTCGTGTAGATTCACTGAGTTCAATATTAAAACCTTTTAGAATAATTAGTGTAATTCCTAGTTTACCAATTATTATTAAAAATCGGGAGTCGTTTAGAATTAATTATGAATTTGTCCCGGAGATTATAGGAAATGCATCTGTTGTTAATAAAGTATTTTACTCTGAACCTTGCAATTTTACAAACGATATAAGGCTAACAGGAGAAGGATATATTCGAAAAGAGAATATCTTTATGTGTATAAATGGAAAATATGGGAGTAATGTTGGTGATACATTAGAGGTCAAAATAGTAAATCAAACACCTAGAAAATTATTAAACAAAACTACTGCTGAAATCTATTTAAGTTATTCCAAAAATAGCTTACTTTTGCTACCTTTTAAATCTTCTGACACAATAATTAATGATAGTAAAAATGGATCTAAAATTAAAATCAATAATATTGATGAATTAAATTATGAAACACTAAAATTAAAATTTATAACTCTAGGAAGTAACATAATTAATCCAATAATTAAAATTGATAGTATTAAATTTTCAGATACTACTTTGATACCAATTTTTTGTCAAGATTCTGCTACAATACAGGTAAATAATAGATGTTATCTAAATGGAACTCATTTAGGATATGGAAAAAACTTTTTATTAAAACCAAACCCAAATCCTGCTTCAAGTGATATAGTCATAAAATTCGGTCAGTTAGAAGATGTTGAAACGACAATTAAAATTGTTGATGTGAATGGTAAAGAAGTTTATACTCCATTAAATAATAAGTTTAATAGAAGTGGAGAATACACTTTAAAATTTACTTCTAATGATTTACCAAATGGTAAATACTTCATTATTTTATTAGCAGGTCAATTCAATGCCTTGGAGACTTTACATATTAGTAGATAATTATTTTAATTAATATTGTATTAAAAAGTTAACATAAAAACAAATTAAAATTTATCAATTTATTACTTACAGGAATTTCTTTAGGGTTAGCCTTTTCAGCTTTAGGAATTGGGATTTACATTACCCTTAAAGTATTCAATATACCAGATATAACCACTGATGGAAGTTTT
Above is a window of Chlorobiota bacterium DNA encoding:
- a CDS encoding SBBP repeat-containing protein; the encoded protein is MRFQISILLWIFCVSITLAQNILTSYNSPCFIKNKGQWHQNALFQTRIEKNNIWFTNDAIIYDLFDLQADINKKNVGHVFKQKFINSQKFKTISDNILPGTFNFIKGNSIPSRTADVPAFKEIVQQDIYTGVYIKYYFNSNEFKYDIVVLPGNDPNVVKYYFEGIVGLPTLRYNNKLLKDELVIKTSVGEVVENIPVCYQNINGNKVVVNAKFKLSNDTISFSIGSYNTNEPLIIDPSVSLNTYLGGAGDEFGRSLDVDTSGNIYVTGLTRSTEFPITLGAYDITLNSANGTYDIFVTKFNRSASSIIYSTLIGGSSVDESTGIKVSQDGTAIVCGATSSIDFPRVNNSQIKKNGLDGIVFGLDPTGSSLKFSTFLGGDFDDKIEDIILDNKDTIYLVGSTNSNNFPISLNVLQSTYMGGEDGFITKLNPNGNSISSSTFLGGNSNDKAISICFAFNGDVCVTGKTESSNFPTKNGYRLTPIAGEDCYLVRLNRQLNVVNYGTYFGGANQEEPSSICADSLNNIFISGWTNSSDFPNLPASGIGNWFLIKFNSLVGIPSLEYSRMVGNINSALTTTMKCNSLGNSFVCGSGPDLKFIEFDPKGNFLPAISIDGTNIDEVAKGSYLSKYNDFYICGTTNSANLLQTSNAYDNILNLNSSSFNFDAFVIRFSFKNRPFAVFPNSRDLDTLICDTVRYDTIYIFNQGDSDLVIGRPYFLPDDGFYKIVFPPSSGTYLVAAKSTPLKIIVQFSTRINANKVSELVFLTNEEKPYKYNKIKYSAVRISPTIEFNNISVKFPKTTYCDSPIINDTTINVKNNGDDLVSIIGIRMSSGKNYIVNSKYNFPLVVNKQISIPINIKRNITSANTYKDTLIVDLKECNGEIKIPIESVIDSISFQALSGDTIRYKPLDVCNGVISDTQQINLINNGNIPVKIDSVFISNKSFKLIEKLPFMLFPGKVLNLNLVYSYNGSNAPIIGNINFLSNPCGFELKVNIFSEGIKSPVNPPILNVDYGKFYFCSNDKFVDSVLVFKNISNVIVNILPSQVQTHFQIIEPVNFPYVVKPGDEMKIKIRYQPKITGNILGVFKFPFYSGTCDDTLIVTTQGESISPSISTNEPFDVGEIETCKTSLDTFFIVKNNYETAFRIDSLKSINGNIREEKFPIIVPILDSVLVKIHFTPLTTDEISDTVLLFISYPCIDVKKVAIKAKKFGNVVMIDNNEIKFPPLINCNILQFPEVLLKIKNSSQSGLGNIISVKSVKINGSQIFKIYPDIIGKSLKINDTLNIIARMEPTMSGLFNAEAEIVFSPCNDTIIIKMIGTVDEPILPFAELPIFQPISIGDTGKTSVLIFNTTNAEVRVDSLSSILKPFRIISVIPSLPIIIKNRESFRINYEFVPEIIGNASVVNKVFYSEPCNFTNDIRLTGEGYIRKENIFMCINGKYGSNVGDTLEVKIVNQTPRKLLNKTTAEIYLSYSKNSLLLLPFKSSDTIINDSKNGSKIKINNIDELNYETLKLKFITLGSNIINPIIKIDSIKFSDTTLIPIFCQDSATIQVNNRCYLNGTHLGYGKNFLLKPNPNPASSDIVIKFGQLEDVETTIKIVDVNGKEVYTPLNNKFNRSGEYTLKFTSNDLPNGKYFIILLAGQFNALETLHISR